From the genome of Lepidochelys kempii isolate rLepKem1 chromosome 17, rLepKem1.hap2, whole genome shotgun sequence, one region includes:
- the VPS37D gene encoding vacuolar protein sorting-associated protein 37D — translation MHRGRRVRAAEPGSPGLSTAQLRSLLQDEPQLERIVRLSGSRKFQSLQLEREMCLASNYALAKENLSLQPRLENGKASLAIKYQELQETRAACQEKQQRVETCLRKWSPQSILSQLQAAVDAAEAESEAQVERFLGRELPLDAFLEFFQQSRMLSHLRRTQVEKLEQLLRKEKQSRWLPTCCEGQRATPLSPAQAQVALVQNAASPKMFQLHCGYTPALLVPSDAIIPFPVPVAPPSRNLPPLASRSGQSPTSHSSIPCLGSPLRLIGHIPLLSPRPFRVQHAHPSYPQKQEPPHR, via the exons ATGCACCGGGGCAGGCGCGTGCGGGCGGCGGAGCCCGGCTCCCCGGGGCTCAGCACCGCGCAGCTCCGCAGCCTGCTGCAGGACGAGCCGCAGCTGGAGCGCATCGTGCGGCTGAGCGGGAGCAGGAAG TTTCAGAGCTTGCAGCTGGAGCGGGAAATGTGCCTGGCTTCGAACTATGCCCTGGCCAAGGAAAACCTGTCCCTGCAGCCGCGGCTGGAGAACGGCAAAGCCTCACTGGCCATAAAGTaccaggagctgcaggaaacAAGGGCGGCATGTCAGGAAAAGCAGCAGCGAGTGG AGACCTGCCTGAGGAAGTGGAGCCCGCAGAGCATCCTGAGCCAACTCCAAGCCGCTGTGGATGCAGCCGAGGCAGAGTCGGAG GCGCAGGTGGAGAGGTTCCTGGGCCGGGAGCTGCCCCTGGATGCCTTCCTGGAATTCTTTCAGCAGAGCCGGATGCTGTCCCACCTCCGCAGGACacaagtggagaaactggagcAGCTCCTGCGGAAGGAGAAGCAGTCCAGGTGGCTCCCCACGTGCTGCGAGGGGCAGCGAGCCACCCCGCTGagcccagcccaagcccaagttGCCCTGGTGCAAAACGCAGCCTCTCCCAAGATGTTCCAGCTCCACTGTGGctacacccctgccctgctggtCCCCTCTGATGCCATCATACCGTTCCCTGTGCCTGTTGCCCCTCCCAGCCGAAATCTACCTCCCCTGGCCTCTCGCTCAGGCCAGTCTCCAACATCTCACTCCAGCATCCCATGCCTGGGCTCCCCTCTGCGTCTGATTGGACACATCCCCCTGCTTAGCCCGCGGCCTTTCCGCGTGCAGCATGCGCACCCGTCTTACCCACAGAAGCAGGAGCCGCCCCACCGGTAG